A window from Pseudooceanicola algae encodes these proteins:
- a CDS encoding methylated-DNA--[protein]-cysteine S-methyltransferase, whose translation MPTIRIESPLGPLFLTEEAGALTALSWQARPCDGGSALLEDAGAQLAAYFAGARRDFHLPMRVEASDLVQAVCAEMRAIPFGETRTYGQIASALGRPPQAIGQACGANPLPLLIPCHRVLGASGLGGFSGDGGVETKVQLLKHEGAASLLI comes from the coding sequence ATGCCGACAATTCGCATAGAAAGCCCATTGGGGCCGCTGTTCCTGACCGAAGAGGCGGGCGCGCTGACGGCCCTGTCCTGGCAGGCGCGGCCTTGCGACGGGGGCTCGGCCCTGCTGGAAGACGCGGGCGCACAGCTGGCGGCATATTTCGCCGGTGCCCGCCGCGATTTCCACCTGCCCATGCGTGTAGAGGCCTCTGATCTGGTGCAGGCCGTTTGCGCCGAAATGCGCGCGATCCCCTTTGGCGAAACCCGGACCTATGGGCAGATCGCGAGCGCCCTCGGCCGCCCGCCCCAGGCCATCGGGCAGGCCTGCGGCGCCAATCCCCTGCCGTTGCTGATCCCCTGCCACCGGGTGCTGGGGGCCAGCGGCCTTGGCGGGTTCTCCGGCGATGGCGGGGTCGAGACCAAGGTGCAGCTTTTGAAACACGAAGGCGCGGCCTCCCTGCTGATCTGA
- the phaZ gene encoding polyhydroxyalkanoate depolymerase: protein MRFMASYDLMETMRNTQQWLGASASSLGSYPAFALVPNPALTMMSAWGEVTERAFKRMVTKPGWNIHSVACADGRDHLISIEKVIERPFGDLIHFEVQGRETMPRKVLLVAPMSGHYATLLRSTVVSLLPDCEVYITDWHNARDIPVSEGKFDVEDYTLYLVDFMKELGPDVNVIAVCQPAPLTLAATAYLAEIDPDAQPSTLTLIGGPIDPDATPTEVTDFGNRVSMGQLEETMIQRVGAKYKGIGRRVYPGLLQLQSFITMNLDRHSKAFSEQIFRVSRGESTDGDPHNRFYDEYLAVMDMTAEFYLSTVERIFKHSEIASNTFTINGHQVDIGKITAVAVKTVEGANDDISAPGQCVAALDLLTGLADEKKASHLEPGAGHYGIFAGSSWRNNIRPLVLEFIDQNAAKPKPEAKAAPAEKPKKAGGQPNLTAVNS, encoded by the coding sequence ATGCGTTTCATGGCAAGCTACGACCTTATGGAGACGATGCGCAACACGCAGCAATGGCTCGGTGCCTCTGCGTCCAGCCTCGGCTCCTACCCGGCCTTCGCACTGGTGCCCAATCCGGCTTTGACGATGATGTCCGCCTGGGGCGAGGTGACAGAGCGTGCTTTCAAGCGGATGGTGACCAAGCCGGGCTGGAACATTCATTCGGTGGCCTGCGCGGACGGGCGTGATCACCTGATCTCGATCGAGAAAGTGATCGAACGTCCCTTCGGCGACCTGATCCATTTCGAGGTGCAGGGCCGCGAGACGATGCCGCGCAAGGTGCTGCTGGTGGCGCCGATGTCCGGCCATTACGCGACCCTCCTGCGGTCCACGGTGGTCTCGCTGCTGCCCGACTGCGAAGTCTACATCACCGATTGGCACAATGCCCGCGACATCCCGGTCAGCGAAGGCAAGTTCGACGTCGAGGATTACACGCTCTACCTTGTCGATTTCATGAAGGAGCTGGGACCGGACGTGAACGTCATCGCCGTCTGCCAGCCCGCGCCGCTGACCCTTGCGGCCACGGCCTATCTGGCGGAGATCGACCCCGATGCCCAGCCCAGCACCCTGACCCTGATCGGTGGCCCGATCGATCCGGATGCCACCCCGACAGAAGTCACGGATTTCGGCAACCGCGTTTCGATGGGCCAATTGGAAGAGACGATGATCCAGCGGGTCGGGGCCAAGTACAAGGGGATCGGGCGGCGCGTCTATCCCGGCCTGTTGCAGCTGCAATCCTTCATCACCATGAACCTCGATCGCCATTCCAAGGCATTCTCGGAACAGATCTTCCGTGTTTCGCGCGGGGAATCCACCGACGGCGATCCGCACAACCGCTTTTACGATGAATACCTGGCGGTGATGGACATGACGGCCGAATTCTACCTGTCGACGGTGGAGCGGATCTTCAAGCATTCCGAGATCGCATCGAACACCTTCACCATCAACGGCCATCAGGTCGATATCGGCAAGATCACCGCTGTGGCCGTCAAGACGGTCGAAGGCGCCAATGACGACATCTCGGCGCCTGGCCAATGTGTCGCGGCGCTGGATCTGCTGACGGGTCTGGCGGATGAAAAGAAGGCCAGCCACCTGGAACCGGGCGCGGGGCATTACGGCATCTTCGCCGGCTCGTCCTGGCGCAACAACATCCGCCCGCTGGTGCTTGAGTTCATCGACCAGAACGCCGCCAAGCCCAAGCCCGAGGCAAAGGCGGCTCCGGCCGAAAAGCCCAAGAAGGCCGGTGGCCAGCCCAACCTGACGGCGGTAAATTCCTGA
- the phaC gene encoding class I poly(R)-hydroxyalkanoic acid synthase: MTTQETGDISTDSGENLEKLSENLERLDGLTQRFLAALQQKHPARAALNGPDPTLFTRAAGAYWTEMLHNPARIFEHQLSFWGESVQHFLKAQTALAEGKIQAPEDDGPDDPRFANPLWKSHPYFNFIKQQYQLNARAIADAVEDSEDLAPLEKTRLRYFADQIIDMMAPTNFLATNPDALERALETDGESLVKGLENLVADLEHNHGEMLVRLADDTAFRLGENVATSDGQVIYRNRMMEIIQYAPLTEQVHATPLILFPPWINKFYILDLKEKNSLIRWITEQGYTLFVVSWVNPDRGYADIGLEEYIQEGFLEAIREVKAITGEEKVNTVGYCIGGTLLHLTLALLKKRGDTSVNSATFFTTLTDFSDQGDFTPFLQDDFVDGIEAEVTEAGIMRSNIMARTFSFLRSNDLIYRPAIRSYMMGETPPAFDLLFWNGDGTNLPARMAVQYLRLLCQRNLFTTTGIEILGETLHVRDVDLPVCAITCETDHIAAWKSAYRGFQATSTTDRTFIVSQSGHIAGIVNPPSKKKYGHYVNPALPPTAEEWWDGASFTPGSWWPRWGEWLTARSGDMVPARQPGDADHPPLCPAPGTYARAPLPA; the protein is encoded by the coding sequence ATGACAACACAAGAGACCGGTGATATTTCAACGGACTCGGGCGAGAACCTCGAAAAACTAAGTGAAAACTTGGAACGGCTCGACGGTCTGACACAACGATTTCTTGCTGCACTACAGCAAAAGCATCCTGCTCGGGCGGCGCTAAACGGGCCGGATCCCACGCTTTTCACCCGAGCCGCCGGGGCCTACTGGACCGAAATGCTGCACAATCCGGCGCGGATCTTTGAACACCAACTGTCTTTCTGGGGGGAATCGGTCCAGCATTTCCTGAAGGCACAGACCGCCCTGGCAGAGGGTAAAATTCAGGCACCCGAGGATGACGGCCCCGACGATCCCCGCTTTGCCAACCCGCTTTGGAAAAGCCATCCCTATTTCAACTTCATCAAGCAGCAGTACCAGCTGAACGCCCGCGCCATCGCCGATGCGGTCGAGGATTCAGAGGATCTGGCGCCGCTGGAAAAGACCCGGCTGCGCTATTTCGCCGATCAGATCATCGACATGATGGCGCCGACGAATTTCCTGGCCACCAACCCCGATGCCCTGGAACGTGCGCTGGAAACCGATGGCGAAAGCCTGGTGAAGGGGCTGGAAAACCTGGTCGCGGATCTTGAACACAATCACGGCGAAATGCTGGTCCGGCTGGCGGACGACACCGCCTTTCGGCTGGGCGAGAATGTCGCGACCTCGGACGGGCAGGTCATCTATCGCAACCGCATGATGGAGATCATCCAATATGCGCCGCTGACCGAACAGGTCCATGCCACGCCGCTGATCCTGTTTCCGCCCTGGATAAACAAGTTCTACATACTCGACCTGAAGGAGAAGAATTCTCTGATCCGCTGGATTACCGAACAGGGGTATACGCTGTTCGTGGTGTCCTGGGTGAACCCGGACCGCGGCTATGCCGATATCGGGCTGGAGGAATACATTCAGGAAGGCTTTCTCGAGGCGATCCGGGAGGTGAAGGCGATCACCGGCGAAGAGAAGGTCAATACCGTCGGCTATTGCATCGGGGGCACCTTGCTGCACCTGACGCTGGCCTTGCTGAAGAAGCGCGGCGATACCTCGGTCAACTCCGCGACCTTCTTTACCACCCTGACGGATTTCTCGGACCAGGGAGATTTCACGCCCTTCCTGCAGGACGACTTTGTTGACGGGATCGAAGCCGAGGTCACCGAGGCCGGGATCATGCGCAGCAACATCATGGCGCGCACCTTTTCGTTCCTGCGCTCCAACGACCTGATCTACCGGCCCGCGATCCGGTCCTACATGATGGGGGAAACCCCGCCTGCCTTCGATCTGTTGTTCTGGAACGGCGACGGCACCAACCTGCCCGCCCGTATGGCGGTGCAATACCTGCGCCTGCTGTGTCAGCGCAACCTGTTCACCACCACCGGGATCGAGATCCTTGGCGAGACCCTGCATGTGCGCGACGTGGATCTGCCGGTCTGCGCCATCACCTGCGAGACCGATCATATCGCGGCCTGGAAATCGGCCTATCGCGGCTTTCAGGCGACCAGCACCACGGACAGGACCTTCATCGTATCGCAATCAGGTCATATCGCCGGGATCGTGAACCCGCCGTCGAAGAAGAAATACGGCCACTACGTGAACCCCGCCCTGCCCCCGACGGCCGAGGAATGGTGGGATGGCGCCAGCTTCACCCCCGGCTCCTGGTGGCCGCGCTGGGGCGAGTGGCTGACTGCGCGGTCAGGCGACATGGTCCCGGCCCGCCAACCGGGCGACGCAGACCATCCGCCGCTTTGCCCCGCGCCGGGCACCTATGCCCGCGCGCCCCTGCCCGCTTGA
- a CDS encoding phasin family protein encodes MAKTQDFNAIMKDFMGAFPVDTSSMDEAFKTQADLGEKLSAVAIDAAEKSAELTTKWTKDTLSKITELSKAKSDPADYAKAMTDFASAYAEMSAENMASFAEIAKKVQTDTVELMMAAGKDMTEEASAAVQKATKDATTAAKKASTSN; translated from the coding sequence ATGGCCAAGACCCAAGATTTCAACGCAATCATGAAAGACTTCATGGGCGCTTTCCCTGTCGACACGTCCTCCATGGACGAAGCCTTCAAGACACAAGCTGATCTGGGCGAAAAACTTTCGGCCGTCGCAATCGACGCCGCCGAGAAATCCGCCGAGCTGACCACCAAGTGGACCAAGGATACCCTGTCCAAGATCACCGAACTGTCCAAGGCGAAATCCGATCCTGCGGATTATGCCAAGGCGATGACCGATTTCGCTTCGGCCTATGCAGAGATGTCGGCCGAGAACATGGCGTCCTTCGCCGAGATCGCCAAGAAAGTCCAAACCGACACCGTCGAACTGATGATGGCTGCCGGCAAGGACATGACCGAAGAAGCTTCGGCAGCGGTTCAGAAGGCCACCAAGGACGCCACCACGGCGGCCAAGAAGGCCTCGACCAGCAACTGA
- the phaR gene encoding polyhydroxyalkanoate synthesis repressor PhaR, with amino-acid sequence MADTNAPLLIKRYASRRLYNTETSDYVTLEDIAGFIREGREVQIVDLKSGDDLTRQYLLQIIAEHESRGENVLPLNVLTDLVRSYTTNAGSVVPQFLAASFEMLRDGQSKVMENMSTLNPMMANMPGFDAMAAQQEAFMKAMTGGLSGNWSGPSPEDGAPGSGASSSGKDDLETIKRQLAELQQKLNKIS; translated from the coding sequence GTGGCTGATACCAACGCCCCGCTGCTGATCAAACGCTACGCGTCCAGGCGGCTCTACAATACCGAGACAAGTGATTACGTGACGCTCGAGGATATCGCGGGCTTCATCCGCGAAGGCCGCGAGGTCCAGATCGTCGATCTGAAATCCGGCGACGACCTGACGCGGCAATACCTGCTGCAGATCATCGCAGAGCATGAAAGCCGGGGCGAAAACGTCCTGCCGCTGAATGTGCTGACGGATCTGGTGCGCTCTTATACCACCAACGCCGGATCGGTGGTGCCGCAGTTCCTAGCGGCCTCCTTCGAGATGCTGCGCGATGGTCAGTCCAAGGTCATGGAAAACATGTCCACGCTCAACCCGATGATGGCCAACATGCCCGGCTTCGATGCCATGGCCGCGCAGCAGGAAGCCTTCATGAAGGCGATGACCGGCGGTTTGTCCGGCAATTGGAGCGGCCCGTCCCCCGAGGATGGCGCGCCCGGTTCCGGGGCCTCGTCATCGGGCAAGGACGATCTTGAGACCATCAAGAGGCAACTTGCCGAGCTTCAGCAGAAACTCAACAAGATAAGCTGA
- a CDS encoding LysR family transcriptional regulator, with amino-acid sequence MTGSPGRITLWGIEVFVATAEERSISAAARRLGASPSAVSQQLTNLETALDAELLLRSARPIQLTRAGEAFRRRAATILNEAAQARAELALSGGPALTRLRLGVIEDFEADITPRLLTRLAGVLSDCRFLLETGASHLLHDQLDAQALDVVVAAEMGAPADWAETHPILTEDFVVATRRGTIDPAQDILGQLKSLPMIQYTTRHYMGRLIATHLAQQNLKLDHRFELDSYHAILALVRGGTGWTILPPLALLRARQFLSRLEIHPLPFAPLSRHIVLTARAGLLEDVPARLATDLRALLRDMAAEPDPADLPWLESSVRIAPEKSG; translated from the coding sequence ATGACCGGCAGTCCCGGACGGATCACCCTGTGGGGGATCGAGGTCTTTGTCGCCACGGCCGAGGAACGCTCGATCTCGGCCGCGGCCCGGCGTCTGGGGGCCAGCCCCTCGGCTGTGTCGCAGCAATTGACCAACCTCGAAACTGCGCTGGACGCAGAGCTTTTGCTGCGCTCGGCCCGCCCCATCCAGCTGACCCGCGCCGGAGAGGCCTTTCGCCGCCGCGCCGCAACCATCCTGAACGAAGCCGCCCAGGCCCGCGCCGAACTGGCGCTGAGCGGCGGCCCGGCCCTGACCCGGCTGCGCCTTGGCGTGATCGAGGATTTCGAGGCCGACATAACCCCGCGCCTGCTGACCCGCTTGGCCGGGGTACTGAGCGATTGCCGGTTCCTGCTGGAAACCGGGGCCAGCCATCTGCTGCATGATCAGCTCGATGCCCAGGCACTGGACGTGGTGGTCGCCGCCGAGATGGGCGCGCCCGCCGATTGGGCCGAGACCCATCCGATCCTGACCGAGGATTTCGTCGTCGCCACCCGGCGCGGCACGATCGACCCGGCGCAGGACATCCTGGGGCAACTGAAATCCCTGCCGATGATCCAGTACACGACGCGGCATTACATGGGGCGGCTGATCGCCACGCATCTGGCGCAGCAGAACCTGAAGCTTGATCACCGCTTTGAACTGGACAGCTATCACGCAATCCTGGCGCTGGTGCGCGGCGGTACCGGCTGGACGATCCTGCCGCCCCTGGCGCTGCTGCGCGCGCGCCAGTTCCTGTCGCGGCTGGAAATCCATCCCCTGCCCTTTGCACCGCTGTCGCGCCACATCGTGCTGACCGCCCGCGCCGGGTTGTTGGAGGATGTGCCCGCCCGCCTCGCAACGGATCTGCGCGCCCTGCTGCGCGACATGGCCGCCGAGCCGGATCCGGCCGACCTGCCCTGGCTGGAAAGCTCGGTCCGCATTGCCCCCGAAAAAAGCGGGTGA
- a CDS encoding ABC transporter ATP-binding protein, with translation MTEVLKLEQLTKTFPVGKRLFGTPRGMVHAVRPVDLVVQKGETLGIVGESGCGKSTLARMLVGLLTPTGGRIEINGTPLDTADPAAFGKKIQYVFQDPISSLNPRKTIRQVMEAPLKRLHGMDRAERSRRISEIFAAVNLREEFLDRYPHEFSGGQAQRIGIARALAAEADILILDEPVSALDVSVQAQVLNLLADLKVQLGLTYLFISHDLAVVEAVSDRVAVLYFGAVVEIGPAAGIFRAPRHPYTRLLADSAPVVGRALSAPEGRETELPDPLNPPPGCAFKARCPRATERCAEAPPALGHENGSHAVACYHPL, from the coding sequence ATGACCGAGGTTCTGAAGCTTGAGCAACTGACCAAGACGTTTCCCGTCGGCAAGCGCCTTTTCGGGACGCCGCGCGGGATGGTTCATGCGGTGCGCCCCGTGGATCTGGTTGTGCAGAAGGGCGAGACCCTGGGCATCGTCGGGGAATCGGGATGCGGGAAATCGACCCTGGCGCGGATGCTGGTCGGTCTGCTGACCCCGACGGGCGGGCGGATCGAGATCAACGGCACCCCGCTGGATACGGCCGACCCCGCCGCCTTCGGCAAGAAGATCCAATACGTGTTTCAGGACCCGATCAGCTCTCTCAATCCGCGCAAGACCATACGGCAGGTGATGGAGGCGCCGCTGAAGCGCCTGCATGGCATGGACCGCGCCGAACGGAGCCGGCGGATCAGCGAGATCTTCGCTGCCGTGAACCTGCGCGAAGAGTTCCTGGACCGTTATCCGCATGAATTTTCCGGTGGGCAGGCACAGCGGATCGGCATTGCGCGGGCCCTGGCGGCCGAGGCCGATATCCTGATCCTGGACGAACCCGTCTCGGCGTTGGATGTCAGCGTGCAGGCGCAGGTGCTGAACCTGCTGGCCGATCTGAAGGTGCAGCTTGGGCTGACCTATCTGTTCATCAGCCATGACCTTGCGGTGGTCGAGGCGGTCTCGGACCGCGTGGCGGTGCTTTACTTCGGCGCGGTGGTCGAAATCGGCCCGGCAGCCGGGATCTTTCGCGCTCCAAGGCATCCCTATACCCGGCTATTGGCCGACAGCGCCCCGGTCGTGGGCCGTGCCCTGAGCGCGCCAGAGGGACGAGAGACGGAATTGCCCGATCCGCTGAACCCGCCGCCCGGCTGCGCCTTCAAGGCGCGTTGCCCCCGTGCGACCGAACGATGCGCCGAAGCGCCGCCGGCGTTGGGGCACGAAAACGGAAGTCACGCGGTGGCCTGCTATCACCCGCTTTGA
- a CDS encoding dipeptide/oligopeptide/nickel ABC transporter permease/ATP-binding protein, whose translation MAQFLTLLLRNRLAAAGGVLLTMVVLLALAVPVLPLQAPNVTDTANRFLTPLAEGHLLGTDHLGRDLLSRLLWGTRLSLAVGFAAAIFAAFFGAAIGIIAGYFGGRTDNLIMRAVDMLMAFPYILLALAIVAALGPGLGNALIAVAAVNVPFFARNIRGITVGLAHKEFVDAARLAGLGHTRIILTEILPNVLPVIVIAMSTTIGWMILETAGLSFLGLGSQPPQADLGSMLGEARSALITNPHTSVVPGAMILIIVMGINLLGDGVRDALDPRLRSGALTRPRPTTRVDRNGPVPEAERDGAILSLQNLHTQFHVKNRVYKAVGGVSLKVKPGECLGVIGESGSGKSVTALSIMGLVASPPGVITGGAVRYRGEDLVGAPYEALRRLRGDRVAYIFQDPLATLHPLYKVGDQLAEAIRVHHPIPKAQAWARAIALLKQVRIPNPESRAGSYPHEMSGGMRQRVGIAMALANDPDVIIADEPTTALDVTVQAQILSLLDDLRRDRGLAIVFITHDFGVVAQLCDRVAVMYAGRIVETGPTQAVLATPAHPYSARLIACVPELGAGRRRLEAIPGLPPAVDRLEAGCAFAPRCLKTRAECRAGEIALKGPANSPDTDREVRCLYPETAAVSERDMP comes from the coding sequence ATGGCACAATTCCTGACACTTCTGCTGCGCAACCGACTGGCGGCGGCAGGCGGTGTTCTTCTGACGATGGTTGTCCTGCTGGCGCTGGCGGTGCCGGTGCTGCCGCTGCAGGCGCCCAATGTCACCGACACGGCGAACCGGTTCCTGACCCCGCTGGCCGAAGGGCATCTGCTGGGCACCGATCACCTTGGTCGCGACCTGCTTAGCCGGCTGTTGTGGGGCACAAGGCTAAGCCTTGCCGTGGGCTTCGCGGCGGCGATCTTTGCCGCCTTCTTCGGGGCTGCCATCGGCATCATAGCGGGCTATTTCGGCGGGCGCACTGACAACCTGATCATGCGGGCCGTCGATATGTTGATGGCCTTTCCCTATATCCTTCTGGCGCTGGCGATCGTCGCCGCCTTGGGGCCGGGCCTTGGAAATGCGCTGATCGCCGTGGCGGCCGTCAACGTGCCCTTCTTTGCCCGCAACATCCGCGGCATCACCGTTGGCCTTGCGCACAAGGAATTCGTCGATGCGGCACGTCTGGCCGGGCTGGGCCACACCCGCATCATCCTGACCGAGATCCTGCCAAACGTGCTGCCGGTGATCGTCATTGCCATGTCCACCACCATCGGGTGGATGATCCTGGAAACCGCCGGGCTGAGCTTTCTCGGGCTTGGTTCGCAGCCGCCGCAGGCCGATCTTGGCAGCATGTTGGGCGAGGCGCGCTCGGCGCTGATCACAAATCCGCATACCTCCGTGGTGCCCGGTGCGATGATCCTGATCATCGTGATGGGGATCAACCTGCTGGGCGACGGGGTGCGCGACGCGCTTGACCCGCGGCTGCGGTCGGGCGCGCTGACCCGGCCCCGTCCGACGACCCGCGTTGATCGCAATGGCCCGGTACCCGAGGCCGAAAGGGACGGGGCCATCCTGTCGCTGCAGAACCTGCATACCCAGTTCCACGTCAAGAACCGGGTCTACAAGGCCGTGGGCGGTGTCAGCCTGAAGGTGAAGCCCGGCGAATGCCTTGGCGTGATCGGCGAAAGCGGGTCGGGCAAATCGGTCACCGCGCTCAGCATCATGGGGCTGGTGGCCTCGCCCCCCGGCGTGATCACCGGCGGGGCGGTGCGCTACCGGGGCGAGGACCTGGTGGGCGCGCCTTATGAGGCCTTGCGGCGGCTGCGCGGGGACCGTGTCGCCTATATCTTTCAGGATCCGCTGGCGACACTGCACCCGCTTTACAAGGTCGGGGACCAGCTGGCCGAGGCGATCCGGGTTCATCATCCCATTCCGAAGGCCCAGGCCTGGGCCCGAGCCATCGCGCTGCTGAAACAGGTGCGCATCCCCAATCCCGAAAGCCGCGCGGGCAGCTATCCGCACGAGATGTCGGGGGGCATGCGCCAGCGGGTCGGTATCGCCATGGCGCTTGCCAATGACCCGGATGTGATCATCGCCGATGAACCGACGACCGCGCTGGATGTGACCGTGCAGGCGCAGATCCTGTCACTGCTGGATGACCTGCGGCGGGATCGGGGGCTGGCCATCGTCTTTATCACCCATGATTTCGGTGTGGTGGCCCAGCTTTGCGACCGGGTGGCGGTGATGTATGCGGGCCGGATCGTCGAAACCGGGCCAACGCAGGCCGTCCTGGCGACACCGGCGCATCCCTATAGCGCACGGCTGATCGCCTGCGTGCCGGAACTGGGCGCCGGGCGACGGCGGCTGGAGGCGATCCCGGGCTTGCCCCCGGCGGTGGACCGGCTGGAGGCGGGCTGTGCCTTTGCGCCCCGCTGCCTGAAGACGCGCGCTGAATGCCGCGCGGGCGAGATCGCGCTGAAGGGGCCTGCGAACAGCCCCGATACGGATCGTGAGGTGCGCTGCCTTTACCCCGAAACCGCTGCCGTTTCAGAAAGGGACATGCCATGA
- a CDS encoding ABC transporter permease: MTGYILKRLVSAIPVLLGITVIVFLIMAMIPGDPALAILGSYATPDNVAKLNRDLGLDEPLLARYFIWLGNMLRGDFGTSFALNRPVLDEVLERFGATLLLAGVSFVLCAILGIAAGVVSAARQYGWADRGITFAVLLGISIPSFFLGMMMILIFAVRLRWFPVSGMKMAYGGGGVGDVLNHLVMPSLALAVVATGVVARLSRSAMLEVLRQDFIRTARAKGVGEGRVIWGHALRAAMVNIIPVLGIQAGFVLSGAVYIEMVFQWPGIGRMLVDAILKRDILLVQGGVVFVAACYVLFNIAVDVAQSLLDPRIKT, encoded by the coding sequence ATGACCGGCTACATTCTGAAGCGCCTTGTCTCCGCCATTCCGGTCTTGCTGGGGATCACGGTGATCGTCTTTCTGATCATGGCGATGATCCCCGGCGACCCCGCATTGGCGATCCTGGGCAGTTACGCAACCCCCGACAATGTCGCCAAGCTGAACCGGGATCTGGGGTTGGACGAGCCGCTTTTGGCGCGCTATTTCATCTGGCTCGGCAATATGCTGCGGGGGGATTTCGGTACCAGTTTCGCCCTGAACCGGCCGGTGTTGGACGAGGTGCTGGAACGCTTCGGGGCGACTTTGTTGCTGGCGGGGGTGTCCTTTGTGCTTTGCGCCATTCTGGGGATCGCCGCCGGGGTGGTCAGCGCAGCGCGCCAATATGGCTGGGCCGACAGGGGGATTACCTTTGCGGTACTGCTGGGGATTTCTATCCCGAGCTTCTTTCTTGGCATGATGATGATCCTGATCTTTGCCGTGCGCCTGCGCTGGTTCCCGGTATCGGGGATGAAGATGGCCTATGGCGGCGGCGGGGTCGGAGATGTTCTGAACCATCTGGTGATGCCGTCGCTGGCGCTGGCCGTGGTGGCGACGGGGGTCGTGGCGCGGCTGTCCCGCTCTGCCATGCTGGAGGTGCTGCGCCAGGATTTCATCCGCACCGCACGGGCCAAGGGCGTCGGTGAGGGCCGGGTGATATGGGGCCATGCCCTGCGCGCCGCCATGGTCAACATCATCCCGGTGCTGGGTATCCAGGCGGGCTTTGTCCTGTCTGGCGCGGTCTATATCGAGATGGTGTTTCAATGGCCCGGCATCGGCCGGATGCTGGTGGATGCGATCCTGAAGCGGGACATCCTTCTGGTGCAGGGCGGGGTGGTCTTTGTCGCCGCCTGCTACGTGCTTTTCAATATCGCGGTGGACGTGGCGCAAAGCCTTCTCGACCCGCGGATCAAGACCTGA